A window of Thunnus thynnus chromosome 17, fThuThy2.1, whole genome shotgun sequence contains these coding sequences:
- the LOC137167988 gene encoding small integral membrane protein 10-like protein 3, with product MAGLSYLVLRFSGSAGRTYGVFSKGLTRTLLIFFDLAWRLRIRFPYIYLVASMMFNVRLQVHIEIH from the exons ATGGCGGGTTTGTCATATTTAGTGCTCCGATTTTCGGGCTCCGCTGGTCGGACTTACGGAGTGTTTTCCAAAGGCTTGACGAGGactttgttgatattttttgatCTCGCATGGCGGCTGCGAATCAGATTTCCCTATATCTACCTTGTCGCGTCGATGATGTTTAATGTCAGATTACAG GTCCACATTGAAATCCACTGA